In Polaribacter pacificus, the genomic window TTAATTCTGCCTCTACGACTAATTTCCCATTTGCATAGCCATAAGCCTGCATATGACAAATCCCTCTTCGCATCGGTGAAATTAATTCACATTTAAAAATTAATGTATCTCCAGGTAATACTTTTTGTTTAAATTTTACATTGTCCATTTTCATAAAATAGGTCAAGTAATTTTCTGGATCTGGAACGGTACTAAGAACAAGGATTCCTCCACATTGTGCCATCGCTTCTACTTGTAATACACCTGGCATTACTGGAGCTCCTGGAAAATGTCCAACAAAGAAGTTCTCATTCATTGTTACGTTCTTCATACCTACCACATGGTTATCTGAAAGCTCTAGAATCCGATCCACTAATAAAAATGGAGGCCTGTGTGGTAAGATGTTCATAATTTGATGGATGTCCATCAATGGTGGCTGGTTTAAATCATACTGAGGTACATTGTTTCGTTTTTCCATTTTGATGATCTTCGCCAATTTTTTAGCAAATTGTGTATTTACAAGATGTCCAGGTTTGTTAGCGATGACCTTTCCACGGATGCGAATTCCTGCCAATGCCAAATCACCTATCACATCTAATAATTTGTGTCTGGCTGCTTCATTGGCCCAATGTAAGGTTAAATTATCTAAAATACCATTCGGTTTTACTGCAATATTATCTTTCTTAAAGGCGCTCTTAAGTTTACTCATCGTTGCCTCTGACAATTCCTTATCTACATAAACAATGGCATTGTTTAAATCACCACCCTTAATCAAATCATTTTCAAGTAGCATCTCTATTTCGTGTAAGAAGCTAAATGTTCTTGCAGCAGCTATTTCTTCTTTAAAATCAGAAATATGATGTAAGGTTGCATTTTGAGTTCCTAATATTTTTGTACCAAAATCTACCATAGTGGTAACTTCATACTTATCAGAA contains:
- a CDS encoding bifunctional UDP-3-O-[3-hydroxymyristoyl] N-acetylglucosamine deacetylase/3-hydroxyacyl-ACP dehydratase — encoded protein: MSTKQKTILSEVSLSGVGLHTGNTVNMTFKPAPENYGYAFIRVDLEGHPVIAASAEYVVNTQRGTNLEKNGVQIQTSEHVLAAAVGLGIDNLIIEIDASEPPIMDGSSKFFVEALESAGLQEQSAEVEEYVVKEIISYRDESTGSEIILMPSDKYEVTTMVDFGTKILGTQNATLHHISDFKEEIAAARTFSFLHEIEMLLENDLIKGGDLNNAIVYVDKELSEATMSKLKSAFKKDNIAVKPNGILDNLTLHWANEAARHKLLDVIGDLALAGIRIRGKVIANKPGHLVNTQFAKKLAKIIKMEKRNNVPQYDLNQPPLMDIHQIMNILPHRPPFLLVDRILELSDNHVVGMKNVTMNENFFVGHFPGAPVMPGVLQVEAMAQCGGILVLSTVPDPENYLTYFMKMDNVKFKQKVLPGDTLIFKCELISPMRRGICHMQAYGYANGKLVVEAELMAQIAKKQ